In Archangium violaceum, the following are encoded in one genomic region:
- a CDS encoding carbohydrate deacetylase: MSARALIINADDLGYDPAITRGILRSMHEGIVSSATFMVNTPYADTAADEARGLSIGLHLNLARGLPVWAAFPSEFLQLGAFSEALVQHLPPDVVEAETLAQLERLDLLLGQPATHVDVHKHLHQHPGVFEGLVRAARVARLPVRSIHANMRRALRAHGVATNDHLLGDTGAEAYWTLERLEQQLDTLPEQGVIELMCHPGYTPEAVKSGYAHQREVELATFLHPRAHMALARLGLKPTSFRVLTGAKNTGV; the protein is encoded by the coding sequence GTGTCCGCGCGCGCCCTCATCATCAACGCCGATGACCTGGGATACGACCCGGCCATCACCCGCGGCATCCTCCGCTCCATGCACGAGGGCATCGTCTCCTCGGCCACCTTCATGGTGAACACGCCCTACGCGGACACGGCCGCCGACGAGGCCCGGGGCCTGTCCATCGGCCTGCACCTCAACCTCGCCCGCGGCCTGCCCGTGTGGGCCGCCTTCCCCAGTGAATTCCTCCAGCTCGGCGCCTTCTCGGAGGCGCTCGTCCAGCACCTCCCACCGGACGTGGTGGAGGCGGAGACACTCGCCCAGCTGGAGCGGTTGGACCTGTTGCTCGGCCAGCCCGCCACCCACGTGGACGTGCACAAGCACCTGCACCAGCATCCCGGCGTCTTCGAGGGCCTGGTGCGAGCCGCCCGCGTGGCCCGCCTGCCGGTGCGCTCCATCCACGCGAACATGCGCCGCGCGCTGCGGGCCCACGGCGTGGCCACCAACGACCACTTGCTCGGAGACACGGGGGCCGAGGCCTACTGGACGCTGGAGCGCCTGGAGCAACAGCTCGACACATTGCCCGAGCAGGGCGTCATCGAGCTGATGTGCCACCCGGGCTACACGCCCGAGGCGGTGAAGAGCGGCTACGCGCACCAGCGCGAGGTGGAGCTGGCCACCTTCCTCCACCCCCGGGCCCACATGGCCCTCGCGCGCCTCGGGCTGAAGCCCACCAGCTTCCGCGTCCTCACGGGGGCGAAAAACACCGGCGTGTAA